Proteins encoded in a region of the Phoenix dactylifera cultivar Barhee BC4 chromosome 3, palm_55x_up_171113_PBpolish2nd_filt_p, whole genome shotgun sequence genome:
- the LOC103701029 gene encoding galactinol synthase 2-like encodes MAPEIVRRAAAAVAAYGKRPAAAVSRRAYVTFLAGDGDYWKGVVGLAKGLRKVKSAYPLVVAMLPDVPEGHRRILRSQGCLVREIEPVHPPENQTQFAMAYYVINYSKLRIWEFVEYQKMIYLDADIQVYDNIDHLFDLPGGHFYAVMDCFCEKTWSHTPQYQIGYCQQCPDKVSWPEDKLGAPPALYFNAGMFVHEPSLATAESLLKTLKSITPTPFAEQDFLNMFFKDIYKPIAGVYNLVLAMLWRHPENVQLDKVKVVHYCAAGSKPWRYTGKEANMDREDIKMLVEKWWDIYNDESLDYKGPAVVVDGVPATAGAAADGLKQPFLAVLSEAGVVHYVAAPSAA; translated from the exons atggcgccggagatcgtcaggagggcggcggcggcggtcgcTGCATATGGAaagcggccggcggcggcggtgtcGAGAAGGGCGTACGTGacgttcctcgccggcgacggggACTACTGGAAGGGCGTTGTCGGGCTGGCGAAGGGACTGAGGAAGGTAAAATCCGCGTATCCGCTGGTAGTAGCCATGCTGCCGGACGTTCCGGAGGGCCACCGCCGGATCCTCCGCTCCCAGGGCTGCCTCGTCCGCGAGATCGAGCCCGTCCACCCCCCGGAAAACCAGACCCAGTTCGCCATGGCCTACTACGTGATAAACTACTCCAAGCTCCGTATCTGGGAG TTTGTGGAGTACCAGAAGATGATATACCTGGACGCGGATATCCAGGTATACGATAACATCGACCACCTCTTCGATCTCCCGGGTGGGCATTTCTATGCGGTCATGGATTGTTTCTGCGAGAAAACTTGGAGTCACACGCCGCAATACCAGATCGGATACTGCCAGCAGTGCCCGGATAAGGTATCTTGGCCGGAGGACAAGCTTGGAGCGCCGCCGGCGCTCTACTTCAACGCCGGCATGTTCGTCCATGAGCCCAGCCTCGCCACCGCCGAGTCTCTCCTTAAGACCCTCAAGTCCATTACCCCCACACCCTTCGCCGAGCAG GACTTTTTGAACATGTTCTTCAAGGATATTTACAAGCCGATCGCCGGGGTTTACAATTTGGTCCTCGCGATGCTGTGGAGGCACCCGGAGAACGTGCAGCTGGACAAGGTCAAGGTGGTCCACTACTGCGCTGCG gggTCAAAGCCGTGGAGGTACACGGGGAAGGAGGCGAATATGGACCGGGAGGACATCAAGATGCTGGTGGAGAAGTGGTGGGATATATACAACGACGAGTCGTTGGACTACAAGGGGCCGGCGGTGGTGGTGGACGGAGTTCCGGCGACAGCGGGGGCGGCGGCGGACGGGTTGAAGCAGCCGTTCCTGGCGGTGCTGTCGGAGGCCGGGGTTGTGCATTACGTCGCTGCGCCCTCGGCGGCGTGA